From Bos indicus isolate NIAB-ARS_2022 breed Sahiwal x Tharparkar chromosome 4, NIAB-ARS_B.indTharparkar_mat_pri_1.0, whole genome shotgun sequence, the proteins below share one genomic window:
- the PIK3CG gene encoding phosphatidylinositol 4,5-bisphosphate 3-kinase catalytic subunit gamma isoform isoform X3 — protein MELENHEQPVVLREDNCRRRRRMKPRSTAASMSSMELIPIEFVLPTSQRNTKTPETALLHVAGHGNVEQMKAQVWLRVLETSVAADFYHRLGPDHFLLLYQKKGQWYEIYDKYQVVQTLDCLHYWKVLHRSPGQIHLVQRHSPSEETLAFQRQLTALIGYDVTDVSNVHDDELEFTRRRLVTPRMAEVAGRDPKLYAMHPWVTSKPLPEYLLKKITNNCIFIIIHRSTTSQTIKVSADDTPGTILQSFFTKMAKKKSLMDIPESQNEQDFVLRVCGRDEYLVGETPIKNFQWVRQCLKNGEEIHLVLDTPPDPALDEVRKEEWPLVDDCTGVTGYHEQLTIHGKDHESVFTVSLWDCDRKFRVKIRGIDIPVLPRNADLTVFVEANIQYGQQVLCQRRTSPKPFTEEVLWNVWLEFSIKIKDLPKGALLNLQIYCGKAPALSGKASAETPSPESRGKAQLLYYVNLLLIDHRFLLRHGEYVLHMWQLSGKGEDQGSFNADKLTSATNPDKENSMSISILLDNYCHPIALPKHQPTPDPEGDRVRAEMPNQLRKQLEAIIATDPLNPLTAEDKELLWHFRYESLKDPKAYPKLFSSVKWGQQEIVAKTYQLLARREVWDQSALDVGLTMQLLDCNFSDENVRAIAVQKLESLEDDDVLHYLLQLVQAVKFEPYHDSALARFLLKRGLRNKRIGHFLFWFLRSEIAQSRHYQQRFAVILEAYLRGCGTAMLRDFTQQVQVIDMLQKVTIDIKSLSAEKYDVSSQVIFQLKQKLEILQNLNLPQSFRVPYDPGLKAGALVIEKCKVMASKKKPLWLEFKCADPTALSNETIGIIFKHGDDLRQDMLILQILRIMESIWETESLDLCLLPYGCISTGDKIGNHQHEPGK, from the exons GCCCACCAGCCAACGCAACACCAAGACCCCCGAAACGGCGCTGCTGCACGTGGCCGGCCACGGCAACGTGGAGCAGATGAAGGCCCAAGTGTGGCTGCGCGTGCTGGAGACCAGCGTGGCCGCCGACTTCTACCACAGGCTGGGCCCGGACCACTTCCTCCTGCTCTACCAGAAGAAGGGGCAGTGGTATGAGATCTATGACAAGTACCAGGTGGTGCAGACCCTGGACTGCCTGCACTACTGGAAGGTGCTGCACCGGAGCCCCGGGCAGATCCACCTGGTACAGCGGCACTCGCCCTCAGAGGAGACGCTGGCCTTCCAGCGCCAGCTCACTGCCCTCATCGGCTACGATGTCACAGATGTCAGCAATGTGCACGACGACGAGTTGGAGTTCACACGCCGCCGCCTGGTCACCCCGCGTATGGCCGAGGTGGCTGGCCGCGACCCCAAGCTCTACGCCATGCACCCCTGGGTGACGTCTAAGCCCCTCCCTGAGTACCTGCTGAAGAAGATCACCAACAACTGTATCTTCATCATTATTCACCGCAGCACCACCAGCCAGACCATCAAGGTCTCGGCTGATGATACCCCTGGCACCATCCTCCAGAGCTTCTTTACCAAAATGGCCAAGAAGAAGTCCCTGATGGATATCCCCGAGAGCCAGAACGAACAGGACTTTGTGCTGCGTGTCTGTGGCCGCGATGAGTACCTGGTGGGCGAGACGCCCATCAAAAACTTTCAGTGGGTGCGGCAGTGCCTTAAGAATGGTGAAGAGATTCACCTGGTGCTTGACACTCCGCCGGACCCAGCCCTGGATGAGGTGAGGAAGGAAGAGTGGCCGCTGGTGGATGACTGCACTGGAGTCACTGGCTACCATGAGCAGCTAACCATCCATGGGAAGGACCATGAGAGCGTGTTCACTGTGTCCCTGTGGGACTGTGACCGCAAGTTCAGAGTCAAGATCAGGGGCATCGATATCCCCGTCCTGCCCCGGAATGCAGATCTCACGGTTTTTGTGGAGGCAAACATCCAGTATGGGCAGCAAGTCCTTTGCCAAAGAAGAACCAGCCCAAAACCCTTCACGGAGGAGGTGCTCTGGAATGTGTGGCTTGAGTTCAGTATCAAGATCAAAGACTTACCCAAAGGGGCTCTGCTCAACCTCCAGATCTACTGTGGCAAAGCACCAGCTCTGTCTGGTAAGGCCTCTGCAGAGACTCCCAGTCCCGAGTCCAGAGGCAAAGCTCAGCTTCTCTACTACGTGAACTTGCTGCTCATCGACCACCGATTCCTCCTGCGCCACGGCGAGTACGTGCTCCACATGTGGCAGTTATCTGGGAAGGGGGAAGACCAAGGGAGCTTCAATGCAGACAAGCTCACATCTGCCACCAATCCCGACAAGGAAAACTCAATGTCCATCTCCATTCTCCTGGACAACTACTGTCACCCCATAGCCTTGCCTAAGCATCAGCCCACCCCTGACCCGGAAGGGGACCGCGTACGAGCAGAAATGCCCAACCAACTTCGGAAGCAACTGGAGGCAATCATAGCTACTGATCCACTTAACCCTCTTACTGCGGAAGACAAAGAATTGCTTTGGCATTTCAGATATGAAAGCCTTAAGGATCCCAAAGCATACCCTAAGCTCTTTAGCTCAGTGAAATGGGGACAGCAAGAAATTGTGGCCAAAACATATCAATTGTTAGCCAGAAGGGAGGTCTGGGATCAAAGTGCTTTGGATGTTGGATTAACGATGCAACTCCTAGACTGCAACTTTTCGGATGAAAACGTAAGAGCCATTGCAGTTCAGAAACTGGAGAGCTTGGAAGACGATGACGTTCTGCATTACCTGCTCCAATTGGTCCAG GCTGTGAAATTTGAACCATACCATGACAGTGCCCTTGCCAGATTTCTGCTGAAGCGTGGTTTAAGA AACAAAAGAATTGGTCACTTCTTGTTTTGGTTCTTGAGAAGTGAGATTGCCCAGTCGAGACACTATCAGCAGAGGTTTGCAGTGATCCTGGAGGCCTACCTGAGGGGCTGTGGTACGGCCATGCTACGGGACTTCACTCAACAAGTCCAAGTAATTGACATGTTACAAAAAGTCACCATTGATATTAAATCACTCTCTGCCGAAAAGTATGACGTCAGCTCCCAAG TTATTTTCCAACTAAAGCAAAAGCTTGAAATCCTGCAGAATTTGAATCTCCCCCAAAGCTTTAGAGTTCCATATGACCCTGGACTGAAGGCAGGCGCACTGGTG ATTGAAAAATGTAAAGTGATGGCCTCTAAGAAAAAACCTCTGTGGCTTGAGTTTAAATGTGCTGACCCTACAGCTCTATCAAATGAAACAATTGGAATTATCTTTAAACACGGTGATGATCTGCGCCAAGACATGCTTATTCTACAG ATTCTACGAATCATGGAGTCCATTTGGGAGACTGAATCTTTGGATCTGTGCCTCCTGCCATATGGTTGCATTTCAACTGGTGACAAAATAG GAAACCACCAGCACGAACCTGGAAAATAA